Part of the Pantanalinema sp. genome is shown below.
AGATCCAGAAGCGCTACGACGAAGGTTACCAGGCGGGTGATCTGGTGCCCCTGCCCACCCCGCTGCACCTGGGCTGGGATGCCCTCGAAGCCGCCCTCAAGCCCTACGCTCAGCTGGACCTCTCGCCCGCAGAGGACGGGGCGGCCGTGCACCTCGGCACCCATGCCCCCCTGGGCTTCGGCAACCAGTTCGACAAGCTGACCGAAGCCCTCAAGGAGGCCGCGAGCGCAGGCCAGAAGGTGGTCGTCGCCTCCACCCAGCCCCAGCGCGTCTACGCCATCCTCGAGGAGCGGGGCTTCTCGGCGAACTACGGCGGGCGCCTGCCTCTGCCGAGCTTCGATTTCGGCGGCGTCTGGATCGTCCGCGAGAGCCTGAACGCGGGCTTCGTCTGGCCCCAGAGCAACCTCATGGTCCTCTCGGACGCCGAGCTGTTCGGCTGGCAGAAGCGCCCCGGGGCCCGTGCCCCCAAGCGGGCCCCGCACGCGGGGGCTGCGATCGCGAGCCTCAGCGAGCTGCGCGCGGGCGACTACGTGGTGCATGCCAAGCACGGCATCGGCCAGTACCTGGGGCTCAAGCGCCTGGAGATGAACAACCAGGAGCGCGAGTACCTGCTCATCCAGTACCACGGCGACGATCGCCTCTACGTGCCGGTCGAGCAGTTCGGCCTCCTGCACCGCTACCGCGGGACCCACGAAGGCAAGCCCAAGGTCAACAAGATGGGCGGCGCCGACTGGGAGAACGTCAAGAAGCGCGTCAAGAAAGGTGTGGCGGCGCTCGCCGAGGACCTGCTCAAGCTCTACGCGCACCGCGCCGCCCAGCCGGGCTACGCCTACCCCGAGGACAGCGTCTGGCAGGCCGAGATGGAGGGGGGCTTCCCCTACTCCGAGACCCCCGACCAGCTGCGGGCGATCGCCGAGACCAAGGCCGACATGGAGCGCGGCCGCCCCATGGACCGCCTGGTCTGCGGCGACGTGGGCTTCGGCAAGACCGAGGTGGCCCTGCGGGCCATCTTCAAGGCGGCCATGTCGGGCAAGCAGGTGGCCCTGCTCGCGCCGACCACCCTCCTTGCGCACCAGCACTACCAGACCCTGCGCGAGCGCTTCGCCCCCTACCCGATCAAGGTGAGCCTCTTGAGCCGCTTCAAGTCGGCCAAGGAGCAGAAGGAGACCACCCGCGGCCTGGAGACGGGCACGGTGGACGTGGTGGTCGGCACGCACCGCATGCTGAGCAAGGACGTGGCCTTCAAGGACCTGGGCCTGCTCATCGTGGACGAGGAGCACCGCTTCGGCGTCGCCCACAAGGAGCGCCTCAAGCACCTCAAGGCCACCGTCGACGTGCTCACCATGAGCGCGACGCCCATCCCCCGCACCCTGTACCTGGCCCTGTCGGGCGCGCGCGACATGAGCCTCATCACCACCCCGCCCATGAACCGCCAGCCGGTCAAGACCACGGTGGGCCCCTACGACCCCGAGACGGTCCGCACCGCGATCCTGCACGAGCTGGAGCGCGGAGGGCAGGTCTTCGTGCTCCACAACCGGGTCGACTCCATCTACCGGGTCGCCGCCGAGATCCAGGAGCTCGTCCCCCAGGCGCGGGTCGTGGTCGGCCACGGCCAGATGAACGAGAACGCCCTCGAGGACGTGATGCTCTCGTTCCTGAACCACGAGTACGACGTCCTGGTCTCGACGACCATCATCGAGTCGGGCCTCGACATCCCCAACGCCAACACCATGATCATCGACGACGCGGACCGGCTGGGGCTCGCGCAGCTCTACCAGATCCGCGGACGCGTCGGCCGCTCGGACGTCAAGGCCTACTGCTACTGCTTCTACCGGGCGGGCAAGGAGCT
Proteins encoded:
- the mfd gene encoding transcription-repair coupling factor → MSNLTELTAFATAFPAFETIRKDLVGGRTLKVGGVTPASAALVASALAAESWLLVAPSADVAKRLQADLVAYGVEALYFPAVEVTPYEGVSPEEELLHARQAVLAKLCEPGPHKVITTPRALAMRLPSPEAWRAATVSLKPGDLLSPHQLTEQLIKLGYRPATTVTDKGEFSRRGGILDVFAPQADAPCRLEFFGDEIDRIQEYELSSQRSTEPREVLSLWPTRELILPTEGWGTAEQLLSGFAEKRVHQLMGGKRLPEAAKLTKKVQSALEQLRTFQYFEGCEYYAPFFGGLGSLIDYLPGGSPVLWLDRKALVSAYAAWVTKIQKRYDEGYQAGDLVPLPTPLHLGWDALEAALKPYAQLDLSPAEDGAAVHLGTHAPLGFGNQFDKLTEALKEAASAGQKVVVASTQPQRVYAILEERGFSANYGGRLPLPSFDFGGVWIVRESLNAGFVWPQSNLMVLSDAELFGWQKRPGARAPKRAPHAGAAIASLSELRAGDYVVHAKHGIGQYLGLKRLEMNNQEREYLLIQYHGDDRLYVPVEQFGLLHRYRGTHEGKPKVNKMGGADWENVKKRVKKGVAALAEDLLKLYAHRAAQPGYAYPEDSVWQAEMEGGFPYSETPDQLRAIAETKADMERGRPMDRLVCGDVGFGKTEVALRAIFKAAMSGKQVALLAPTTLLAHQHYQTLRERFAPYPIKVSLLSRFKSAKEQKETTRGLETGTVDVVVGTHRMLSKDVAFKDLGLLIVDEEHRFGVAHKERLKHLKATVDVLTMSATPIPRTLYLALSGARDMSLITTPPMNRQPVKTTVGPYDPETVRTAILHELERGGQVFVLHNRVDSIYRVAAEIQELVPQARVVVGHGQMNENALEDVMLSFLNHEYDVLVSTTIIESGLDIPNANTMIIDDADRLGLAQLYQIRGRVGRSDVKAYCYCFYRAGKELTPEGRERLDALQQFTALGSGYQIALRDMEIRGVGNILGGEQHGQMITVGYDLYMQLLEEAVAELQGQEVVSDHQQAVIDLSVAAYLPDDWFLEPGQKMDQYKRLAGVASARELELLGSEWRDRFGAPPQPVRNLVRVVGLRLTASELGVAAVRSDAKTIRVQLGLSRSAWADLTLGKPGLARWHWGESELTCGREGLTAEDQISAVEKLLTAIASDAEKVLLEA